A genome region from Rhizophagus irregularis chromosome 14, complete sequence includes the following:
- a CDS encoding uncharacterized protein (SECRETED:cutsite_IQC-VK; SECRETED:prob_0.4970); SECRETED:SignalP(1-25) — MKISFINIIVIIIIIINLQISTIQCVKYPITNIEKKNDQLIKRGDNKMIFAVTCVSNDTIYCGKIIKSFNTIGTLLSSVILFKEPLLVNVTVEQDCMLGEIDCVEDINLIGNARPGSMVLLADEKGVERYYQQPLAKQFYTNLPEYDDVDIKVRFPIRSNYWFQGDPLPIYNSTQNLDFLQLALREIVRALGFHSSWGTWFKDQTIIVPRPLCDDGNGECSIKGRKVHKKWIGFREYIFDKYLMNLYTGEMLTDKTRDLNKFFETKNIKGRIRNLEKEFKTSTQYNIAKEMYELSTTNSTIGFFSWNDIDYKDILVLLTNISPFNDDVNLKFVDDILYYNTSDFLMRYRLPFGEILQNEIINGGNYDNSTNSTDSILYGSIGPKLMRVFETIGYSTIDKPIADYKPTIPPPLPPFTESNSLGNSLYSLSSITFYQICLLLITVVYEIYLLKL; from the exons atgaaaataagttttataaatattatagtaataataattatcattataaatttacaaatatcaaCGATACAATGCGTTAAATATCCGATaacaaatattgaaaaaaaaaatgatcagcTTATTAAAAGAGgagataataaaatgatattcGCAGTAACATGTGTATCAAATGATACAATTTATTgtggtaaaataataaaatcatttaatacaATCGGAACATTACTTTCAtcagtaatattatttaaagaaccTTTATTGGTAAATGTAACAGTTGAACAAGATTGTATGCTTGGAGAAATTGATTGTGTAGAAGATATTAATCTTatag gaaatgcaAGACCCGGATCAATGGTTTTATTGGCAGATGAAAAAGGAGTTGAAAGATATTATCAACAACCTTTAGCGAAACAATTTTATACAAATCTTCCAGAATATGATGATGTAGATATTAAAGTTAGGTTTCCTATACGATCGAATTATTGGTTTCAAGGAGATCCTTTACCAATCTATAATTCTACACAAAACTtagattttttacaattagCATTACGTGAAATAGTTCGAGCGTTAGGATTTCATTCATCATGGGGAACGTGGTTTAAAGATCAAACAATTATAGTTCCTAGACCTCTTTGTGATGATGGAAATGGAGAATGTAGCATTAAGGGTAGAAAAGTGCATAAAAAATGGATTGGATTTAGagaatatatatttgataaatatttaatgaatttatatacAGGTGAAATGTTAACAGATAAAACAAgggatttaaataaattctttgaaacaaaaaatattaaaggtaGAATCAGAAATTTagagaaagaatttaaaacaTCAACACAATATAATATTGCAAAAGAAATGTATGAATTATCAACAACAAATAGTACgattggatttttttcttgGAATGATATagattataaagatattttggtattattaacaaatatatcACCTTTTAATGATGATGTTAATCTAAAATTTGTTgatgatatattatattataatacgaGTGATTTTTTAATGAGATATCGATTACCTTTTGgtgaaattcttcaaaatgaaattattaatgggggaaattatgataattctaCAAATAGTACAGATAGTATTTTATATGGATCTATTGGTCCAAAATTAATGAGAGTATTTGAAACTATAGG atattCTACCATTGATAAGCCCATTGCAGATTATAAACCAACAATTCCCCCTCCACTTCCACCTTTCACTGAATCAAATTCATTAGGAAATTCGTTATATTCGTTATCGTCAATCACGTTCTATCAAATATGTTTACTTTTAATCACTGTAGTCTATGAAATTtaccttttaaaattataa